In one window of Orcinus orca chromosome 17, mOrcOrc1.1, whole genome shotgun sequence DNA:
- the ZNF706 gene encoding zinc finger protein 706: MARGQQKIQSQQKNAKKQAGQKKKQGHDQKAAAKAALIYTCTVCRTQMPDPKTFKQHFESKHPKTPLPPELADVQA; encoded by the exons ATGGCTCGTGGACAGCAGAAGATTCAGTCTCAGCAGAAAAATGCCAAAAAGCAAGCtggacaaaagaagaaacaaggaCATGACCAAAAGGCTGCTGCCAAAGCTGCCTTAATATATACCTGCACTGTCTGTAGG acacAAATGCCAGACCCTAAGACCTTCAAGCAGCACTTTGAGAGCAAGCATCCTAAGACTCCACTTCCTCCAGAATTAGCTGATGTTCAGGCATAA